The following are from one region of the Silene latifolia isolate original U9 population chromosome 9, ASM4854445v1, whole genome shotgun sequence genome:
- the LOC141599801 gene encoding histidine-containing phosphotransfer protein 4-like: protein MERNQLHRQVTQMRQSFFDQGFLDDQFVQLEELQDDTNPNFVEEVVTLFYRDSGRLLANIEQAMNRCPLDFIKLENHMQQFRGSCSSIGAKRVRSECNQFKEYCRAGNTDSCKRTFQQIKREYTTLKRKLESYFQLVRQVGPREMATRPR, encoded by the exons ATGGAGAGAAACCAGTTACATCGTCAGGTTACTCAGATGAGACAATCCTTCTTTGATCAG GGGTTTTTGGATGATCAATTTGTCCAGTTAGAAGAACTTCAGGATGACACGAACCCAAATTTTGTGGAGGAGGTGGTAACTCTGTTTTACAGAGATTCAGGAAGATTGCTAGCCAATATAGAGCAAGCTAT GAACAGGTGCCCTCTAGACTTCATCAAGCTGGAAAACCACATGCAACAGTTCAGAGGCAGTTGCTCTAG CATTGGAGCCAAGAGAGTAAGAAGTGAGTGCAATCAGTTCAAAGAATACTGCCGGGCTGGAAACACTGACAG TTGCAAGCGGACTTTCCAGCAAATCAAAAGAGAATATACAACTCTGAAAAGGAAGCTTGAATCGTACTTCCAG TTGGTGAGACAAGTTGGACCAAGGGAGATGGCTACTCGACCGCGCTAG
- the LOC141599802 gene encoding subtilisin-like protease SBT1.4, with protein MTTLCSYYYFTLFICLSLFIAFVQSTSTFIVHVSKPHNLTFSASYLHHHYYTSILQSLPSSSPIQIIYSYTHSATGFAAQLTAPQAARLTRHPSVLSVIPDRTHQLHTTRTPEFLGLSHGSGLWPKADYASDIIIGVLDTGIWPNIPSFDDAGYNPVPATWKGSCDFGPTFPAGSCNRKIIGARAFYRGQEAAHGPINETKDSKSPLDTEGHGTHCASTAAGSVVPNANIFGYAPGSAGGVAYKARIAVYKVCWSSGCTQSDILAAIDQAIMEGVNVISLSVGSTAIPYFKDSLAIGTFHAAQRGVVVSVSAGNAGPREFTTTNVAPWMLTVGASTIDREFVADVVLGDGKRFKGVSLYDGGDGFNKSVSWGLVDGKDADSSKCEQGKLDASKVAAKIVMCERGVNGRAAKGYAVKLAGGAGMILVNTAEFGAELLADAHLIPATMVSYASGSQIKDYISPNSNPTATIDFQGTVVGLIPPSPRVAAFSSRGPNKITPEILKPDLVAPGVNILAGWTGFVGPSDLAVDSRRVQFNSISGTSMACPHVSGLAALLKNAHPSWSPSAIKSALMTTSYNLDNAGKNLIDLATSTSSTPFGHGSGQVDPNKALDPGLVYDSDANDYIAFLCSIGYTQKQISMFLKDPVTIDCGAGKLSSPGDLNYPSFAVVFESSQNVVKYTRKVTNVGLSEFAVYRVTVKAPSNVRVSVNPRMLVFRPRKPSLSYEISFTSSGTTEPVNGSSSFGSIVWSDGFHQVRSPIAVRWVQGNQKSLVASS; from the exons ATGACAACCCTCTGTTCTTACTACTATTTCACCCTTTTCATATGTCTCTCCCTCTTTATCGCCTTTGTCCAATCAACATCAACCTTTATAGTCCACGTCTCTAAACCCCACAATCTTACATTCTCTGCCTCATACTTACACCACCATTACTACACCTCCATCCTCCAATCCCTCCCCTCTTCGTCACCAATCCAAATCATCTACTCATACACCCACTCAGCCACTGGCTTTGCGGCTCAGCTAACAGCACCTCAAGCTGCTCGGCTGACCCGCCATCCCTCGGTTCTGTCAGTCATCCCGGACCGCACCCACCAGCTCCACACCACCCGTACCCCGGAGTTTCTTGGCCTTAGTCATGGCTCGGGTCTTTGGCCTAAGGCAGATTATGCCTCTGATATCATCATTGGTGTGCTTGACACTGGTATATGGCCTAATATTCCCAGCTTTGATGATGCTGGCTATAACCCTGTGCCTGCCACCTGGAAGGGTTCTTGCGACTTTGGCCCCACCTTTCCAGCTGGTTCTTGTAACCGGAAAATCATCGGAGCTCGTGCTTTCTACCGGGG GCAAGAAGCAGCTCATGGGCCAATAAATGAGACCAAAGACTCAAAGTCACCTCTTGACACGGAAGGCCATGGCACACACTGTGCCTCAACCGCAGCAGGTTCAGTGGTTCCCAATGCTAACATATTTGGGTACGCCCCTGGCTCAGCTGGTGGGGTGGCCTACAAGGCTCGCATTGCCGTCTACAAGGTGTGTTGGAGCTCAGGTTGTACTCAATCAGACATACTAGCAGCCATAGACCAGGCTATCATGGAGGGTGTAAATGTCATTTCACTTTCTGTAGGGTCAACTGCTATTCCCTACTTCAAGGACTCTCTCGCAATTGGCACTTTTCATGCAGCCCAGCGAGGTGTGGTGGTCTCTGTTTCTGCTGGAAATGCTGGGCCCCGCGAGTTCACTACAACTAATGTTGCTCCCTGGATGTTGACTGTTGGAGCTTCGACCATTGATAGGGAGTTTGTTGCTGATGTGGTGTTGGGTGATGGAAAAAGGTTTAAAGGGGTGTCTTTGTATGATGGTGGTGACGGGTTCAATAAGAGTGTTTCTTGGGGATTGGTTGATGGTAAAGATGCTGACAGTAGTAAATGCGAACAAG GCAAGCTTGATGCATCCAAAGTAGCAGCAAAAATTGTGATGTGCGAAAGAGGTGTAAACGGCCGGGCCGCCAAGGGTTATGCAGTCAAGCTGGCTGGCGGCGCAGGAATGATTTTGGTCAACACCGCCGAATTTGGGGCGGAATTGCTAGCTGATGCCCATCTCATTCCTGCTACTATGGTCAGCTATGCTTCAGGGAGCCAAATCAAAGACTACATTTCTCCCAACTCCAACCCAACGGCAACCATCGACTTCCAAGGGACCGTGGTGGGCCTCATACCACCATCTCCAAGGGTGGCGGCATTTTCTAGCCGTGGCCCCAACAAGATCACCCCCGAAATCCTTAAGCCTGATCTTGTAGCTCCTGGTGTCAACATCCTGGCGGGTTGGACAGGGTTTGTCGGCCCGTCAGACCTGGCTGTGGACTCTAGGCGGGTCCAGTTCAACAGTATTTCGGGGACTTCTATGGCATGTCCTCATGTAAGTGGTTTGGCTGCGTTATTAAAGAACGCGCACCCAAGTTGGAGCCCGTCAGCTATCAAATCTGCCCTTATGACGACATCTTACAACCTCGATAATGCTGGGAAAAACTTAATTGATCTTGCCACTAGTACCTCGTCTACACCGTTTGGTCATGGCTCAGGTCAAGTTGACCCAAACAAGGCACTTGACCCAGGCTTAGTCTATGACAGTGATGCTAATGATTACATAGCCTTCTTATGTTCCATTGGATATACTCAAAAACAAATTTCCATGTTCCTGAAAGACCCTGTTACTATTGACTGTGGCGCAGGCAAATTGTCAAGCCCCGGAGATTTGAACTACCCATCATTCGCAGTCGTGTTTGAGTCGAGTCAGAATGTAGTAAAATACACCAGGAAGGTCACGAATGTGGGTCTCTCAGAATTTGCAGTGTATCGAGTAACTGTAAAAGCTCCCTCTAATGTACGTGTCAGTGTTAATCCCCGAATGTTGGTGTTCCGCCCAAGAAAGCCTTCACTGTCATATGAAATCAGCTTTACTAGCAGTGGAACTACTGAACCAGTGAATGGGTCATCGAGTTTCGGGTCAATTGTGTGGAGTGATGGGTTTCACCAGGTGAGGAGCCCGATTGCAGTAAGATGGGTTCAAGGGAATCAAAAGAGCTTGGTTGCTTCAAGCTGA